A genomic stretch from Erwinia sp. E_sp_B01_1 includes:
- the feoA gene encoding ferrous iron transporter A translates to MQIIPQQHYKILSFSPSVSAAFRQKLLALGLLPGASFLVKRVAPLGDPVQIQTRHVSLMLRKKDLAFLQLEHLQGAAR, encoded by the coding sequence ATGCAAATTATTCCCCAGCAACACTATAAAATTCTCAGCTTCTCGCCTTCTGTCAGTGCCGCCTTCCGGCAGAAACTTCTCGCATTAGGGCTGCTGCCCGGTGCCAGTTTTCTGGTCAAACGTGTTGCCCCACTGGGCGATCCGGTACAGATCCAAACGCGCCACGTCAGCCTGATGTTACGGAAAAAAGACCTTGCCTTTCTGCAACTTGAGCATCTGCAAGGGGCTGCAAGATGA